The genomic region GATCTCAGCTTCATCTGTGATGTAGATAGCCTCTACAGCCTCTATGAATGGAAGCTCGTTCTTAAAGAGCATCATAATAGCCTTTGCAACGGACTCGAAGGATGTCATGCCCTTTGCAACAGCGTCCTTGCTTACCCTCATCCAGACATCGTCTCTCTGGTTAAGGTGCATGAAACCCTGTATATAGTTCTGGAATTCGTGGTTCCTTCTTTCAACAATTGACTCAAGATCTGCTTCTACAAGTTCTCCTGCGATCTTGTAGACCATTGCAAGAGGATATCTTGAACCTTCTTCCATGTCTGAAAGGTCCGGACCGATAAGTGTGAACTTGTTATCCTCAACTTCGCTCATCTCAGCTGCTCTTACAAGCTCAAATCCTTTGGATTTAGGTCCACCGAGTTCCACGTGCATACCGTCTTTTCTAATCCTCTCTCCTTCAAACATAGGAGATATTTCAAAAGGGAATTCATCTGCCATGATTAGTTCTCCGTATTGTCACCTTAAAGTTAAATTATAAATTATCAATAAATTCGTCAAGCGCCTCGAGGTATACTTCCGGTTTAAGATTTCCGAAAGACAGTGTTGCATTCTGCATGAAATTTCTCTCGATAGCTATGGTCTTCAGATCTGTGAAGTTCTTGATACCGGCAAGTACCTGATTAAGATAGTACTTCTTGTGACCGATAAAAAGAATTGTATCATAGGAACCCTGCCCGTCAAGACCGCCCCAGTTCTTGTCACCAAGGAAGTGACCAAGTGAGTGGACATTGATATATTTTGCACCGATATCCTTGTCAACAAGTGCAGTGATGGAATGTCCGGTAGCTGCTACCGGAACACCTTTTCTTGCAATTGCAATTGTTTTCTCAACAAGTTTCTCATCTTTCAGGATCTCAGATCCTACTACCATAAGAGGTCTCTTAGCCTTGGTAATAAGCTTTCCTGCAACATTTGGGTTGACAGGTTTTGCTACATTTCGACCCCATGTTGCATATATCTGGGTGTTTTTAGTTGTGTCCACCATTTAGCATTCCCCCTTGCAGAGTCTCTTTACATTTGTAGGCTGGGATGAAACATCGGATTTCATTGTTGGTCCTGAAAGGATCTTCTTACGCTTCCAGTCAATCTCCCATCCATGGTCTGCCTCAAGGATCTTAAGAAGCTCTTCACGCTTTGCAAGCGGAAGGTCTGTCTCTGTCCTTACGAACTTGTACCAGTCATCTGGTCTGTGACCAAGATACTTCTGGCTGAGTTCCATGTAGTGAGTGAGTTTGATCATCCTACCCATGTTGTTGTCGGATGGACGGATACAGTTCTTTGCAAGCATTGGAAGTAATTCTTCAATGGATTCTGCTGTTGTAAGCAAGAACTCTGGTGCTGCAGGAATTGGCATCTCTGAACCGTCTCTTGCATCGTATACCTTCCAGTCATCTTCCTGGTAAGGTTTACCAATAAGAGCTCTTCTGTACTTGGAACCGTGTGGTCCAACTACTACAGGAATACCGAGTCTGTTAC from Methanolobus tindarius DSM 2278 harbors:
- the cdhB gene encoding CO dehydrogenase/acetyl-CoA synthase complex subunit epsilon codes for the protein MVDTTKNTQIYATWGRNVAKPVNPNVAGKLITKAKRPLMVVGSEILKDEKLVEKTIAIARKGVPVAATGHSITALVDKDIGAKYINVHSLGHFLGDKNWGGLDGQGSYDTILFIGHKKYYLNQVLAGIKNFTDLKTIAIERNFMQNATLSFGNLKPEVYLEALDEFIDNL